The segment CGCGAGATGATGCAGCTTCCATTGTCTCGTTGCAGATTATTCGTAAAGAACAAGTGCTTGGCGTGTGGCGAGCGCATCTCATCGGATGAGTTTGTAATGCGAACAGATGCGGATGATCTCTTCCACCTTAAATGCTTTGTGTGCGTCGTGTGTGGGGTGCAACTGCAGAAGGGGGACCACTATGTCTTGAAGCAGGGGCAGCTTTTCTGTCGCACAGACTATGAGAAGGAAGTTGAGATGCTCCAATCCATCTCGGCAGCCGTCTACAATGATCCAGAAGACTTTGCGGAGGACTTTGGGCGCAACAGCCGACGTGGACCAAAGAGACCACGCACCATCCTCACCACGCAACAACGGAGGGCCTTCAAAGCGTGCTTCGACATCTCCCCACGGCCATGCCGCAAAACCCGCGAAAGCCTCGCCAGTGACACTGGTCTCAGCTTGCGAATTGTTCAGGTCAGTCCACATGGGGAGTGCCTTTCCACCACGTTGCATCCACTCATTTTAGTGATAATGAAACCACACACAGAGCACCCCACAGAACACGCATAGAAATCAATGGACATTCATGTGATGATGCACtcatgtgaaaaatgtttccaTTTTCGCGGTTAAGCGAATTTGCCGCAATTTAAAATGTGCATTTTCAGGTGTGGTTCCAGAATCAACgtgcaaaaatgaagaaaatggaaaaaaaggaaaagtgcAAAAGTGAATCAGCCGATGAGGATGATGAAAAGGGCAAGAAAGGATCCAAAAAGAGGGAGAAATGTTTACAAATTAAGGAAGATCCTCAAAgtaagcaaaaataaattt is part of the Lutzomyia longipalpis isolate SR_M1_2022 chromosome 3, ASM2433408v1 genome and harbors:
- the LOC129793295 gene encoding LIM/homeobox protein LMX-1.2 isoform X2, translating into MLSYIPMDGKCPEGAGSSQIRDDSPLCGSCYRPICDRYIMQVVEMTYHEACLNCTSCSGRLRDSCFSRDGKLFCRIDYERLFVKNKCLACGERISSDEFVMRTDADDLFHLKCFVCVVCGVQLQKGDHYVLKQGQLFCRTDYEKEVEMLQSISAAVYNDPEDFAEDFGRNSRRGPKRPRTILTTQQRRAFKACFDISPRPCRKTRESLASDTGLSLRIVQVWFQNQRAKMKKMEKKEKCKSESADEDDEKGKKGSKKREKCLQIKEDPQSDNDSLTSGTSVMSPSEENFLKLEPQRHDVASIDTADHQMREHITNFHGMINQINGGNFANPIDRLYSMQNLYFFADDEKMIRQ
- the LOC129793295 gene encoding LIM/homeobox protein LMX-1.2 isoform X1 produces the protein MKLTFLPFPPANFLHPSDPPDQVPMDGKCPEGAGSSQIRDDSPLCGSCYRPICDRYIMQVVEMTYHEACLNCTSCSGRLRDSCFSRDGKLFCRIDYERLFVKNKCLACGERISSDEFVMRTDADDLFHLKCFVCVVCGVQLQKGDHYVLKQGQLFCRTDYEKEVEMLQSISAAVYNDPEDFAEDFGRNSRRGPKRPRTILTTQQRRAFKACFDISPRPCRKTRESLASDTGLSLRIVQVWFQNQRAKMKKMEKKEKCKSESADEDDEKGKKGSKKREKCLQIKEDPQSDNDSLTSGTSVMSPSEENFLKLEPQRHDVASIDTADHQMREHITNFHGMINQINGGNFANPIDRLYSMQNLYFFADDEKMIRQ